Genomic DNA from Fimbriimonas ginsengisoli Gsoil 348:
ACAACTACGCGGAGTTGCCCGACGGTCGGCGCATTCCGAAGAGCAAGTTCATCCCCATCGGACGTGTGAAGATGCCATTCGGCCAACACAAGGGGAAGCGTATTGAAGAAGTGGGGGAGCCATACCTCCGGTGGATGGTCAAGGAGATGATCAAGCGAGGGGGCATCGTGCGAACTGTCGAGCGCTACCTGGAAGATCTAAAGGCGGCCCGCAATGCTTAAGCGTCGGCCGCTTTACTTCACTTCCGACTTCTTGATCGAACTCGACCGTGAAGTCAAGCAATCGGGAGGATACGCCCCTGGGCAAGCCCGTATGAAGCGAGCTTTAAACGTCCTATTAGGGAGCGTGGTGAAGGCCGACAACTACGGCATCTTCTTTGGTGAGAGCGTCGTTCGGTACATCTACGGTTGGAGCGAGAAGTCCAAGCGACCATCTGCAAAAAAGCTAGCTACGGAGCTTCAGGAGAAACTAGGCTTCCAGTTCAGCGTTGTTCCGAGCCGATTGGCAGATCCTGAAAAGGGGATCCCTGGCCGGGCCACGGAACTCGTCATTGTCAGCCGCCCTGAATGGCTGGAAAAGATCGAGTACGAGGATCTCAAGAGTCAGGACGACTTGTTCGACTATGCCACCGGGCAGCGACTGGACAGGGATGCGCTTAGGTCAGATCTTCTCAAGGCTGCCAGAGAAAGAACGAATCCGAACGCGCGTGACGAGATACAGCGTCAGATCGAACTCCTCAACCGGCAGCCACTGGAAGAGTTTCTCCCTTTGCTTCGCGGGATGCCTGAGGCCGTTAAAGCGGTCGCAGCGATTAAGAATCCAGAGGGGCGAAGAGCGGCAGTCATTCGACTCCGCGGGACGAGATCGTACCCCCAGCCATTCTACTTCGCAGCACACAACAGCGACCGCGCTTACGCTATTGGAGAAAATCTCCTGTACCTGCACGAGCCGGTTCGGCGTTGCCTGGTAGATGCACATCCCGAGTTGGCCGAGTACGACATCCCAAAGGCGCAACTACGCATCGCAGCCACCGCGTTGGACCTTCAACTGCTTCGGGAGGCCCTGGAGACGAGTGTGGACTTCTGGGAGGACACTTTTACGTCGAAGCTCGGCGGCGATGGTTACGACGCTAAGCGTCTTGCGAAGTCATCGTCATACGGACCGCTTTACGGCTCCAGCATGACCCAGACGAGGTTTCGGTTGATCTATGGGGAGGACGCTGCGAGGAAGAGGAAGAGGGGAGAACCTCTACGTCGGCAAATCGATCCAGCGGCGGCTGATGCCGTCCTGAAAAGCGAGGTGCTTCAAGAGCTGTTCCAGGCATCAAAGGAAGCAATTGACAGTCTTAGGAGCGGGGGCCACATTATGAACGGCTGGGACGAGCCGGTCGGTATCGACCTATCACAGGGCCGGCATGCGGCGCAGGCCCGCTCAAGGCTAGCCGCAGCCTTTCAAAGTTACGAGGTCCGTGCATTGTTGGCTGCGGGGCAGTTCGCTAAGCTCTGGCTTCATGACGGCCTCTGGTGCGGCCCGGAGCACCGGGAACTCGTCGAGGAGTTGGTAGAGGATGAGTGCAAGAGGATGAACTTGCCTGAGATTCGAGGCGGCGGTGCCTCCGCACTCGTCGCTCTCCCCGAACCTGAGGGTCTAAACAGTGCTCCCGTGCCGGGCCCCCTGTTTAGACCCCCACATTTTGGGGTGAGTGACAAATGTGGGGGTCTAAATAGGTCCGTGGAAAGCGATGAGGGTGCAGCTCCTTCGCAAATCGAACGGTTCGAACACCTTTGGGCTGAGCTCTGGGGGGCGCAACACGGGGAGCCTGTGTGTGCATGAACGCGGGTGCTGATTCTTTCGTTTACGTTATGCCGCCGCCTTGGGGAGGAGCAATACTCAATATTGTCGCTCAGGGGGGGACTGTGCTGATTCGCGGCTTCGGCTCGAAGACTTCGAGAACGAAATTCTCTAGGAGTATCCACAGCTGATGACCATGTGGACAGCCGCCGGGGGTCTCGCAAAGCTAGCTTCTTTCCGCTCCCTATCCGTAGGGGGGTATGTGAGTTTGCCTTGTAAGTCAAGCACGGGGAGGTCGGCCAGTGCTCCTTCCAGAGTTGTGCTCGGGCCCTGCCAAGTTCAGGGTGATTTCGTTGAGCCGGTTTACTGACTCTTGGCGGGAGAGCGAATCGAATCGGCCTCGCCATGCGGACTCGCCCTCTGCTCGGTAGAGCCACTCACCTTGCGGTCTTAGCTTACGTCGAATCCTCCCGATGCGGCCAAGCGTAGCCTCCCCTTGCATCGCCCAGACTCCAAGCTCTTCGGGATCTTCCTTAGCGATATCGGTGACGACTTCCAAGCAGAACCGAACTCCACCAACCTTGACCTCCATCTTCGGGTCGAAGCGCCGGAACGGATAGGGCAGGAATGGGTCCTTCTTCCCCACCTTTCCTAGGGTTCGTTCGTTGCGACGTGTCGGCTTCTTGGGCTGCAGCCCGACTAGCTCTGCCGTTTTACGAAGACCGCCAAGTGCCGTGACTGCCCTCGCCAGGTCATGTCGTTCCAGCTCAACGAGCTCGTCTCGGTCCGGGAGAATCTTCGGGTGGCCGTTCAGATACGCGAGCCTCTTCATCTCCCTCTTAAGTGAAGGATTGTCTACCCAGTATCCGGCTCGGAGCCAACGGTGTGTCGCCTTGGCCGCATGGTAATAGCCTCCGTGGTGATTCTCTATGGCTTTGTGAAGGTCCGGCCGCTTTGCTTTCCGGAGTTCTCGCTCCGTCGGCATCGCTCCGTAGGGCAGGTCGGGAAGACCGATCCACCCTGCATCGGCATCGGCCTCGTCGGGCTCCCAATCGAGGACCTTCAGTTCCCACTCCATATTGGTCGGCTCCTTCAGATATGCCACTTGGATAGGGAGCTCGAGGAGGGCTGCTGTAGCCGCATATCCGCCTCGCGCTAGGAACGCTTCGGCAAGTAACCTATGCTTATCTTGCAGCTGAGCAAAGGTTGGAAGGTACTTAATGCGGAGGCGCTTTGCCCATATCTCGGCCTCGACGCGCAGATTATCCAGCGAGTCAAAGTAACTTAATTCAACCTTGCGGCCATAGGTTCGCGTTGGGGGGAACACAGAGCAGATCCCTCCAACACGCAATAGGCCATTGTAGAGTTCTTGGTGCGACGCAAGATCAGCATAAGAAGGAATTGGAGGCTCTTTATCTTCTTCATCTGCCCCATCGTCCGGTGACCCTTGTTCCTCTGCCTGTGTTTCCTCTTCGGTCGGCTCGGCCCCCTCCGCGCTCATGAAGAGCCGTTCAATCTCATCCTCCAAGTTCTGTGGCTGATCGTAGTAGTCGGGCTGAGCCGGCAAGCCGGTCTCGGATACGGCCACTAGGTAGCCGCGCTTCCTGAGAGCCCACCTCAGGTTCCAATACTCGTACTGGATCTCCGACGGCGGCGGGAGATACGGGAGGCCCTTTGCCTCCATGTACTGCTTCAAGTCTCCGTACAGCTTGTCTGGATTTGCATCGTCGTAACGCCGCCTGGGCTTTGGAGGCTCCGGTCGGGAGGATCGCCGAGTTTCTATATTCGTGGGCCGCCCTTTCACCGCTCCTTATTCTAAAGGCCCAAGCGGCACAATGTTCAAGTGCGGCAATGAGCAGTGAAACTCCACCCGCTGGGGAGCGGGTGGAACCTGGCCAGGCGAGAGAACAGAGGGCCGCTGTGTCGATCAGGCCTTCAGAGTTGTCGACATCCGATCCACCACCCCAAAACGGGCGTGAGCGGTTGCCACGTCTGCCTCACTCTGTGCCAAATACTTCCGTAGCGTCTCCAAGTCGCTGTGTCCCATGAGGCGTTGGATTGAATAGATGTCGGCTCCATTGCGGAGCATTTGGAGAGCACACGTCCTGCGGAGCTTGTGAGGGTGCATGTGGACTCCGGTGACCTTGCCGATGTAGTTCAGGGCGTCCCGAATCCCCCATTTGGTGAGCCGTCCGCCGGTATCGCTTTTCCAAAGGTATTCGTCGCCTCGAACTCCGGCTGCCCGAAGGTATCTCCCCAGGGTTCGCAGGGTGGAGCTTCCTACCCAGGTCATTCGCTCCTTTCGGCCCTTGCCCTTTCGGACCCGCAGGGCTCCGGTTTCGAGGTTGAGATCGCTCACTCGTAGCTCCGCGCACTCCTCTAATCGGACTGCCGAGTCGAGCATGACGAATACGAGAGTACGGTTTCGAAGCGTCACGAAGCCCGGACTCCTCAGTGCTGCGTCAATGCGTTTGAGCTCACTTTCATCGAGCGCCGGCAGGATTTGGGCATCGAGCCGGGGTGGGGAAAGGCGCTTCATGGGACTGGTTTCGAGGTGCCCTTCCTCCACGCACCACCGGAAGAACGTTCGCCACTTGACGAACACGGTGTGCACGGTCTGCACCTTAGGGAGCCCGCCTGTACGTACCGGGGTTTCCTGGACCGTCACCATGGCGGTTCTCAGATGACTTGCCGTGACGCTCGTGAGGTCTACGTCCCCAATCAAGCCTATGAGTCTCTCGACGGTCGTAGTGAGCAGTCGGATCGTCTTTGGATCGGACCCCTTGGCGCGGTGGTACAAGCGGAAGTCTTCAAGTGCTTCCGAGATGAGAAGTTGGGGGGTGGAAATGCGATTGGACATTGCTTTGCTCCTCGACCACCCCCTCGGGTATATTCAAAAGCCGGTCGGGGCGACACGATTTGAACGTGCGACCTCTGACACAACGGCAGAATCTGGTCGGGGCGTGGCGCAGTTTGGTAGCGCGCTTCCATGGGGTGGAAGAGGTCGCACGTTCGAATCGTGTCGCCCCGACCAGAATTTGAATTTACGAGAGCCGCCTAAGGCGGCTGTTCTGCCTTTTGAGGGTCGTGCTGACAACCTTAGAAGATGCTTGGCTGGCGGCTGGTCTGGTCGCTTCGGCCCGGCGCGATCGCGGACTACCCATGGCAATTCACGGTGCGATCTAGTTCGTTACTGCTATCCTCCGTAGGTGAAAAGATTGTTAGGTATTTTTGCTGTTGTGCTCCTGGCGTTCGCGGCAGGTTGCGGTGGCAGCAATGGCGCGAACGGGGCTCAAGGTAGCGTAGGTGGAGCGTTTGCGGTCTACTCGGCTCAGTTGGCCGGTGGGGCGGAGATGGAGTTGACCCTCGCGGAGACTGGCGCGAGTGAATGGTCCGGCGCTATTGAAGAGGCGTCTCCAAGCGAGGCAGAAAACATCTCTGGACTATTCTCCGGCACTCGAACGGGGAACTCGGTGACGGCCCAATGCACGTTTGACACAGGGGCGACCTTCGCGCTAAACGGATCGTACGCGGCCGACAAGTCTCTTCACCTCAGGCGGTCCGATATGCCGGACGTGGAGCTGATCTTTACGCCGGTGGCGGTGAACCCCACCGTTGCCCGATCAAGCGTGAAGTTCAAGTACCAGGGCGCAATTGTCACGGCGAACTCGACACCCAGTTCGGAGGACAGCAACTTTATTACCTACGGTGCGACCGTCGAGGGCAAAACGGTCAATACGATCATCAGCGTCCGCAAGCGGTACCCGATCGCTAACGTTTACTTCTTTCTCCCGAACTCCACCAGCGTCCAATCGGAGCAGCCGGTGACTACCCTTGCCGAACTGGGACAAAAAACCGTGACGTCGACCAGCGGCACGGGCCGGATCCAGGGAATCGGATTTACCACCACCGGGGCTACTTCCGGACCTCCGTAAAGTAGATTCCGGAAGTGATCCACCTCGAGCGCCTAGCGCTTCAAGTGCTCTCGACGATCATCATCACCACAGGCACCCCTCGGTGTGATGATCGTCGTTACAGCCCAATCCGGGGGATATAGCTACCTTCCCAGCTCTGTGGCGATCGCGGAATAGGCCGGTTTGGGGTTGTAGTCGCCGTCGAAGGGTAGCGCGGCGCCGTTGCGGCCGCGGCTGAAGCCGGGAATCCAGGAGTGGCGGTCGGTAAAGCCCCAAAGCTGAACGCCACGGCAGTTCTTGGAACTTAGCGCCATGCGGAACACGGAGGCATACACATGGGCTTGCCGGTCCAGGTCCATGGGGTCGTTGGCGACCAGGCCACGATTCGGATCGCTCGCCGGCAAAGGTTTGGCGGGGACGGCTACGTCGAGCTCGGTGATCATGTAAGAGAGCCGGAGCTTCCGAATCTCTTCGATCAAGCCGTAGTGGCCATCTCCCGGCTCGATCTTAGTGCGGCAGTCGATGTGGTACTGCAGCCCGAGGCCGGTGATTGGCGCTCCCTGGTCCTTCAGCCACTTGGCAAGCTCCAAGATGTGCTTGGCCTTCGGGCCGCCCCCTTCGATGCCGTATTCGTTGTAGTAGAGCTGAGCTTTCGGGTCGGCTTCGTGCGCCCATTTGAAGGCGAGAACGAGGAACTCGGGACCGAGCTTGCGAAACCAGAGGCTGTCTCGCAGGTTGAACGGGTTATTGTTTGGGCGGTCGTCGATCGCCTCGTTCGCCACGTCCCACATCGCCACCTTGCCACGGTAGCGGCCGGCAAGCGCCAGGATGTAGTCGTGGAGCAGGCCGGACGCCTGCTCTTTGGTCAGGTCCTTCTCCGAACTCCGTAGCCACTGCGGAAGGGTGTAGCCGTTGTCGCTGGCATAGACCAGCACGTGGCCCCGGAGCTTCATCTTGTGTTGCTGCGCCCATCCCTTCTTTCCTGGCTCGCCAAGAACGTAGTCCACGTCGGAAAACCGGTACTCATGCGGGCCGGTCCAAACCGCGGGTGGCTTGAGCTCGTTCTCGAGCTCTACCATATCGAATTCCCGGGCCAGGGTCGACGTGTACTTCCCGCCGTCGGCCTCGTCGTGTAGACAGAACACGGGCGCGGCGGCGCCCAAAGGAAGCCGGCGCTTTTTGGCGAGGTCACGGAGCCCGGGTCCCTCTCGCGTTAATTCGATCGGGTCGGAAATCGCTGCGACACCCGCAGAAAGAACGAGACTAACGAGAACGAATTGCAACCAGTTCACCTTCTCCTTTCGGGCTCCGACACCGGCGAAACTTCGCCGATGGATCGGCCCTCGCCCTTTATATCACGGTAAATAAAAAATAGTCCGCAGTTGCCGCGTTCCGCAACTTCAACCTTTCCATTTCCTCTCGATCCGATCGAAGGGAATTGGCCATTTCAGCGAACGGGTCTCGTTTCTGAATCGTCCGACCCTTGACCCGTCGGTGATGGGCGGCGGGATAATCTGCAGGGGGATAATCTTTGGGTATGAGGATTGGGAGGCGAACGAAGGCGAGCCGAAGCCTTCGACTTTTGGGGGTCTTCGTCTTGGCGGCGGTTCCTTTGGGGATTTGTGGGAGTCCACCTCAGGACCCGGGGGAGTCGGTCGAGATCGGCATTCTCATCGGCGACAGCATCGCTCACGGCTTTGGCCATTCGCCCGTGATCTACAATGAGCGAGGAGACGTTTTCCTGGAAGATCATTACCGCTTCAAGGCGGAAGCGGATGGTCCGGTGGAGTCTCTGGCCGGTTTCTTGGGGACTCGTCTTTGGCTGAACCGGGGAGTTACCGGCAATCCGTCGTCGTCGGTAAAGGCTCGGTGGAACCGCGACGTGATGGAGAAACTCGATCGCGGCCGTCAAAAGTCGACCTATCGCGTGCGCAGCCTCCTGATCAGCGTGGGACTGACGGACATCGGAGCCGCGGTGGGTACCGATCGCATGCCGGATGCTGAGTCCAACCTGCGCGAGAATCTCTTGCTGTTCGTCAGGCAAGCCAAGAAGGAGGGATTCCGCATCGCATTCCTCGAGTTGCCCGATCCCGACCGCGCACCCATGGGACGGACGTTCCGGACTCTCGATGGACGCACCGTGGAATCGTTCTGTGAAAGCCACAAATACGACGAAGCGAGCTGCTCCGAGTTCAACGGCGCGGTGAAGCGAACTCGCAGGTTCATGGAAGGCCGGTTGCGAAGAGAAGGCGCCGAGATCTTCGACTATGCAAGCCTCCTTTCCACCGAGGATTTCCTCGACGCCACTCATCCCACCCCAGAAGGGTACGAGGAGTTGGGAAAGATTCTGCGCGAGAAGTATCCACGCGCAGCCGCCGGGCATTGACGCTCTTTGCGTCTGGGGATCCCCTTAGATGCAACGTTTGCCCCATCGGGGGTCTAAGTGTATTCGGGTAAGGAAGCTGCAGTGGACCGGGGGGCGGGCCAGCGCCTCCCACTATCGTAAGCCAAGCTAGGGGCGACCCGGTTTCGGATCGCCCTTTTTGGCTGAGCTACGGCCGGTCGCCGAGAAAGCCTACGTCCAGCGTCGCCACTTGGCGGCCGTCGACCATCGCGAGGGGCCACCGTCCGGGCAGTGGTCGCGTGCTTTGGGAGAAGGCGTTGAAAATAAGCGCCTGAGGTGGGCCGTTGGCGGGAAAGTCTTCGGCGGCGGTGAAGGTTCCGCCCGTCCCATCGTGTCCCTCCAGCTCTTCGTGGATCATCCGCGTTTTCGGGTCGGCCACCGATAATCGAACGTGGATCTCGAGGTCGGCTTCGCCTTTCCCGGGGGGCAGGTCGAGCTTGGCGTTCTTGTTTCCGAGCACCACAACCCTCATCGGTCGATCGATGTGAAACTTCCACGAGAGTTCCGATCGGCTCCGATTGCTCGTGTTGGTGGTCGAGTTGACCGCCGTAATGCTGCCCGCACCGCCCCGGCATCCAGTCAATAGCAAGAGCCCCACGAAAAGCACCCTCCGAGACATGGATACATGATAAGCGGATTGCCCGCGAGAGTACTCCTCGAAACGGCCTACGAGACCGTAAGAACCGATCACTGTCATTGCCGATAGTCGTTACAATTGCCATGTGAGATACGCCGGGTGGATTTTGTGCCTGCTCCTCCTAGCGGTGCCGCGGCACGCGTCGGCGATTTGGTACATCCTCCATGATAGCGACCCCGAACTGGCGGTCTCGCCGATCGTCGTCGTAGGCTATTGGCCGAAAGCGAAGCGGATCCCGCACGTCCACTGGGTTGGAAAAAACGCTATCGACCACTCCGAAGTCCGGACTCAACTTCGGGTATTAAAAGTGTTGCACGGCGACATTCGAGCCGGACTCTTGCCGATTCGTTACGACGTCGGTGTTTCTTGGAACGATCAAGGAACATGCCTAAATTCGGACTCTTCGACCGAGGAAATTGGCGACGTAGACGACGTCACGAAGCCAAACATCTGGTTCCTGAAGTGGGGCAAGAGCTGGGACAAACGCGATCCGAGGCGCACTCTCACGGTCTATTCGTATCGCTGCATTCAAAGCCGGCGATTCATTCCCTACTATGAGATCTTGCGCCGGCCGGAACGCGACCGAATGATTGGCCGACTGCTCGAAAGTCGGGATTCGAA
This window encodes:
- a CDS encoding endo-1,4-beta-xylanase, whose translation is MQFVLVSLVLSAGVAAISDPIELTREGPGLRDLAKKRRLPLGAAAPVFCLHDEADGGKYTSTLAREFDMVELENELKPPAVWTGPHEYRFSDVDYVLGEPGKKGWAQQHKMKLRGHVLVYASDNGYTLPQWLRSSEKDLTKEQASGLLHDYILALAGRYRGKVAMWDVANEAIDDRPNNNPFNLRDSLWFRKLGPEFLVLAFKWAHEADPKAQLYYNEYGIEGGGPKAKHILELAKWLKDQGAPITGLGLQYHIDCRTKIEPGDGHYGLIEEIRKLRLSYMITELDVAVPAKPLPASDPNRGLVANDPMDLDRQAHVYASVFRMALSSKNCRGVQLWGFTDRHSWIPGFSRGRNGAALPFDGDYNPKPAYSAIATELGR
- a CDS encoding SGNH/GDSL hydrolase family protein, which codes for MRIGRRTKASRSLRLLGVFVLAAVPLGICGSPPQDPGESVEIGILIGDSIAHGFGHSPVIYNERGDVFLEDHYRFKAEADGPVESLAGFLGTRLWLNRGVTGNPSSSVKARWNRDVMEKLDRGRQKSTYRVRSLLISVGLTDIGAAVGTDRMPDAESNLRENLLLFVRQAKKEGFRIAFLELPDPDRAPMGRTFRTLDGRTVESFCESHKYDEASCSEFNGAVKRTRRFMEGRLRREGAEIFDYASLLSTEDFLDATHPTPEGYEELGKILREKYPRAAAGH
- a CDS encoding tyrosine-type recombinase/integrase, yielding MSNRISTPQLLISEALEDFRLYHRAKGSDPKTIRLLTTTVERLIGLIGDVDLTSVTASHLRTAMVTVQETPVRTGGLPKVQTVHTVFVKWRTFFRWCVEEGHLETSPMKRLSPPRLDAQILPALDESELKRIDAALRSPGFVTLRNRTLVFVMLDSAVRLEECAELRVSDLNLETGALRVRKGKGRKERMTWVGSSTLRTLGRYLRAAGVRGDEYLWKSDTGGRLTKWGIRDALNYIGKVTGVHMHPHKLRRTCALQMLRNGADIYSIQRLMGHSDLETLRKYLAQSEADVATAHARFGVVDRMSTTLKA